A section of the Bacillus sp. HSf4 genome encodes:
- a CDS encoding MFS transporter, with amino-acid sequence MTGIIVSVSSLAGIVMSFYGGYLSDLFGRKIVMITSVFCWAFVFVSFVFADSVLAFFVINVLNGLCQSIFEPASRALLSDISKEENRLKMFNLRYTAINIGVVFGPLIGLRLGAAKTALPFLIAGLTYFLYGLSLIFSFRKFNIGENNRKEDKTTIATAFHVIRKDKVFLITLFGVILSISGYAHFSTTLPQYFAAKMEDGVTVFSWLLVLNAIVVLLVQYPIVNTMKKFPPIHSIILGNILISFSLLFFSFSVNPVIWGIIVIFFTIGEVLIFSMVDMLVDEIAKPGLKGTYFGATGFNRLGNVIGPWLGGFLLSYFGVNGSIYIFFILFVTTASGIPALFLAKKHLDQSRRSNADVTESHRM; translated from the coding sequence TTGACCGGCATCATTGTATCGGTAAGTTCTCTGGCTGGGATTGTAATGAGCTTTTACGGAGGCTATTTATCGGATCTTTTTGGCAGAAAAATTGTGATGATAACATCTGTATTTTGTTGGGCATTTGTTTTTGTGAGCTTTGTTTTTGCGGATAGTGTACTTGCATTTTTTGTCATCAATGTGCTTAACGGGCTGTGCCAATCAATCTTTGAACCGGCATCTAGAGCCTTGTTATCAGATATAAGCAAAGAAGAAAACCGTTTGAAGATGTTTAATTTGCGATATACTGCGATCAATATAGGCGTGGTTTTTGGACCGCTTATAGGCCTTCGTCTGGGAGCCGCCAAAACGGCTCTCCCTTTTCTGATCGCAGGTCTTACATATTTTCTTTACGGTCTGTCCCTCATATTTTCATTTCGGAAATTTAACATAGGTGAGAATAACCGAAAAGAAGATAAAACGACGATTGCTACGGCTTTTCATGTGATAAGAAAAGACAAAGTGTTTCTTATCACATTATTTGGAGTGATTTTATCAATATCCGGATACGCACATTTTTCCACAACATTGCCCCAATATTTTGCCGCAAAAATGGAGGATGGGGTGACCGTATTTTCATGGCTTTTGGTTCTGAATGCAATTGTTGTTTTGCTCGTTCAATATCCGATTGTGAATACCATGAAAAAGTTTCCGCCGATTCATTCAATTATTCTGGGGAATATATTGATTAGTTTCAGTTTATTATTCTTTTCATTTTCAGTTAATCCAGTCATATGGGGTATTATCGTTATATTTTTCACAATAGGGGAAGTTTTGATTTTTTCAATGGTTGATATGTTGGTGGATGAAATTGCAAAACCAGGTTTAAAAGGAACATATTTTGGGGCAACAGGCTTTAACCGTTTAGGAAATGTGATTGGCCCATGGCTGGGCGGTTTTCTTCTTTCCTATTTTGGGGTGAACGGGTCTATTTATATATTCTTCATCTTGTTTGTAACGACAGCCTCGGGAATTCCAGCTTTATTTTTGGCCAAAAAGCATCTTGATCAGAGCAGACGTTCAAATGCCGATGTTACAGAATCACATAGAATGTAA
- a CDS encoding NETI motif-containing protein has product MTKPKKKRFEVAEGETIDTVLNRMQQEGYTPVRRMEEPVFKEKKENGTIQAVPCGRKIIFEGKLL; this is encoded by the coding sequence ATGACAAAGCCGAAGAAAAAACGCTTTGAAGTGGCGGAAGGGGAAACGATCGACACCGTGTTGAACCGGATGCAGCAAGAAGGCTACACACCGGTTCGCCGGATGGAGGAACCGGTATTCAAAGAAAAGAAAGAAAATGGAACGATTCAGGCCGTTCCGTGCGGAAGAAAAATTATATTTGAAGGGAAATTACTCTAA
- a CDS encoding NCS2 family permease encodes MKRYFQFEELGTNYRREMIGGLTTFLSMAYILIVNPLTLSLASVQDFPDALRMDQSAVFTATAVAAAIGCFVMGILAKYPIALAPGMGLNAFFAFSVILTMQIPWQTALAGVMVSGLIFIVLSLSGLREKIINSIPYELKMAVGAGIGLFIAFVGLQGSKIIVANPDTVVALGNIHSGPVLLTVFGLVITVILMVLRVNGGIFFGMLITAVVGMMFGLIDVPEKIVGAVPSLAPTFGQAFMHLPDVFSIQMLVVILTFLFVDFFDTAGTLVGVASQAGLMKDNKLPRAGRALLADSTATVAGAILGTSTTTSYIESSAGVAAGARSGFAAVVTGVLFLLSLFFSPVLSVITSNVTAPALIIVGVLMVANLNKIEWSRFEIAVPAFLTMIAMPLTYSIATGIAIGFIFYPITMIMKGKAKDIHPIMYGLFVVFICYFIFLK; translated from the coding sequence TTGAAGCGTTACTTTCAGTTTGAAGAATTGGGTACGAACTATCGGAGAGAAATGATTGGCGGACTCACCACATTTTTGTCCATGGCATATATTTTGATCGTCAATCCGCTCACACTTTCGCTGGCATCTGTGCAAGACTTTCCCGATGCTTTGCGAATGGATCAAAGCGCCGTTTTCACGGCTACGGCTGTTGCGGCGGCCATCGGCTGTTTTGTGATGGGGATATTAGCCAAATATCCGATTGCGCTTGCGCCGGGAATGGGGCTTAACGCGTTCTTTGCTTTTTCTGTTATTTTAACGATGCAGATTCCATGGCAGACGGCGCTGGCCGGTGTTATGGTTTCCGGTCTTATTTTCATCGTTCTTTCCCTGTCAGGGCTGAGGGAAAAAATCATCAACTCGATTCCGTATGAGCTGAAAATGGCCGTCGGGGCGGGAATCGGGCTGTTTATCGCTTTCGTTGGTCTGCAAGGTTCAAAAATTATCGTTGCCAATCCCGATACAGTGGTAGCTCTTGGAAATATTCATTCAGGCCCTGTTCTGCTGACTGTATTTGGCTTGGTCATTACCGTCATTTTAATGGTCCTCCGCGTCAATGGCGGGATTTTCTTCGGAATGCTGATCACAGCCGTTGTCGGCATGATGTTTGGCCTGATTGACGTGCCTGAGAAAATCGTTGGCGCTGTTCCGAGTCTTGCGCCGACATTTGGACAGGCTTTTATGCATCTTCCTGACGTTTTTTCGATCCAGATGCTCGTTGTTATTTTAACGTTTTTATTCGTCGACTTTTTTGATACTGCCGGTACATTGGTTGGTGTTGCCTCACAGGCCGGTTTGATGAAAGACAACAAGCTGCCGCGTGCAGGCCGGGCATTGCTTGCCGATTCGACTGCGACCGTTGCCGGAGCAATCCTCGGAACGTCGACAACGACGTCATATATCGAATCTAGCGCCGGGGTTGCTGCCGGGGCAAGATCCGGTTTCGCAGCGGTTGTCACGGGTGTGCTGTTTTTATTGTCGCTGTTCTTTTCACCGGTTCTCAGCGTCATCACTTCGAATGTGACAGCGCCCGCTTTAATCATCGTCGGTGTGCTGATGGTGGCGAATCTCAATAAAATTGAATGGAGCAGATTTGAAATTGCTGTTCCCGCCTTTTTAACGATGATCGCGATGCCGCTGACTTACAGCATCGCCACAGGGATCGCCATCGGATTTATTTTCTATCCGATCACGATGATCATGAAAGGCAAAGCGAAAGACATCCATCCGATTATGTACGGACTGTTTGTCGTGTTCATCTGTTACTTTATTTTCCTGAAATAA
- a CDS encoding DUF5698 domain-containing protein, with the protein MLHTAFIHAVSMVGIILVINIIYVTFLTLRMILTLKGQRYLAAFIGTIEMLVYVVGLGLVLDNLNQIQNVIAYAVGFGIGIIVGTKIEEKLALGYITVNAITKELDLDLPKQLREKGYGVTHWVVGGLEGDRTAMQILTPRKYELQLYETIKSIDSKAFIISYEPKTIHGGFWVKAVKKRRIKE; encoded by the coding sequence ATGCTTCACACGGCATTTATACACGCTGTGAGTATGGTTGGCATTATTCTGGTTATCAATATTATATATGTAACATTTTTAACCCTTCGAATGATACTGACACTAAAAGGTCAGCGGTATCTGGCCGCTTTTATCGGGACAATTGAAATGCTGGTTTATGTCGTCGGGCTTGGACTGGTTTTAGATAATCTAAATCAAATCCAAAACGTGATCGCTTATGCAGTCGGATTCGGGATAGGCATCATCGTCGGCACAAAAATTGAAGAAAAGCTCGCATTGGGCTATATTACAGTCAATGCGATTACGAAAGAGCTCGATCTTGATCTTCCGAAACAGCTTCGGGAAAAAGGCTACGGCGTCACCCACTGGGTCGTCGGCGGACTTGAAGGAGACAGAACGGCGATGCAAATTTTGACGCCGAGAAAGTATGAGCTGCAATTGTACGAAACCATCAAATCAATCGACTCGAAGGCGTTTATCATTTCCTATGAACCGAAAACGATACACGGCGGCTTCTGGGTCAAAGCCGTAAAGAAAAGGAGAATTAAAGAGTGA